The sequence attctttttttacatacacatatatatgtattatatatgcacatacacgcacacatatatatattcatatatatgtatgtatatgtatgcatatacgcatgtgtgtatatatatataatatgtatgtatataattgtataaatatatacatattggttcGCTAAGAAAACCTCTCGAGcagttgtaatatttatttcaacctGAAATATGAATGTTAATGTAAATGTTAATAACCCATAATAACCActgatattatccatatatagggttatttttaaagaaataattctttaATTACAACAAACcaatgtaatatttatttcttacttCATACTTTAACATTTACAGTAGTTGAATTGTTTCTCATAgttccaaaaataataaatcactgattttatagtaacaaaatatgttccttcatattcatctcaaaatatcacacaaataacagatcatagtaatatatatattagattgtaTTTTTCAAATACTTTCTTCTTTCCTAAGAATACAAGTACCATTGTTATACAGTTCTACTactcatatattacacatgtataatatatgaccAGTCTACTCATTTATTTGACACTCACTTCGTAACACTCCGGTTTTCTAAGGCGAAATCACAACTAGCCAGACCGTCACCAACCACCCTTACTGTTGTCcactgtaatattattatttcaatgttttaagtttatttaacaaacattcctttcctttaatacactgtagataattcactgaaaaaatcaaatgataataGTTTACAAAATCCTGTAAACATATTCTAAACGCTAGTCCAGGTCTGCCCTTCAAAATCGACGCATGGCTTCCCTCTgcgtcaccaccaaaacaaacaaaaaagaaatatgcgCAATGCATTGTTGTACTGATTGCTTTTCTATACATAATTCTtctcaccattatcatatatacttcaGCATTATGTCCTTTAAAGAAAATTCACaattttataacacatatcatctctaatgatgatacacatacatacatacatacatgcatacatatatatgtgtgtgtgtgtgtgtttatatatgtttatatatagatgtgtgtatatatacacacatatatacataaatataagtatgtatgcatatgtattagtgtatatatacatatatgcgtgtgtatatgcgtgtgtatgagtgtttgcatatatacactgCTCGTCAGTGGAATCTGAACAAAATACTTTCCTTTTCATGCGCAATGAAATACTGTTAATGCTGTTTTTGTTACCTTCATACTAATGCTGTTTAtcatccacttttttctttttttagcgacCAGCTATTTATGTAGTCATTTTTGCGTATGTTTGCTGTCTTTGCATTTTATTGAATTTCTAAATCGATACCTTTTCAAGTTGATAAAAAGGTGTGCACAACTTCCTATATTTCTGTCAGtttagaataaaaggaaaaagaaatctgAATTCACATTACAGGCATCACGATTTCCGATGTTATGATTCCTAATTCTCTAAAGTATAACTTATGttaactgtgtatatgtatggaaactgtgtatgtgtatctcaTATACAGTAATTAAGATGGTgagtgtgaaaagaaaaaaataaatgaaattgctCAGTTTTATTCATCTTTCTCGAATCAAAATTCTTCAGCCATAGAAACGACCATGTCCTCCAAAGCTCCCGCCATGGCCTCCATAGCCTCTGTAGCCTCCGAAGCTGCTGTGACCTCCGAAGCCACGACCGAAGCCGAATCCGGGCTCAGGCTCAGCACTCCTCTTCCAACGTCCGTATCCGTAGCTGCTATACACGGGTCTGTAGGACACGAGTCCATGGCCTCCAAAGCCACCTCCATAGCGACTGGgctcagcatcagcttcaggatcACCGCTGACACTGACAGCGACAAACGCCACGAGGGCAACAGCAATGGCCTGCAAGAAAGTAGTTTTCACGATAATTCATACGTCTAAACACATTGGAGGTCAGTAGTCCTTACACAAATTTCCTATAAATGAAATAGATTTCAATTTACGTGAACTTTCTCTTTCAACACTAAACTTTGATGTTATATTTGTGCACAACTCATGAACTTATTCAGCATTAAACTGCTGTGAATCGCCTACACTGAGATTCGCTCAAAGAAATGCAACACTCACCAGGGTCTTCATATCCGTCGGGAATCACAGGCGACTGTGGCCAAACGGCGGTTGGCTCTTATATAGCACGCCACACGCTGACGCTCCCGCCTGTAGCCAATCGCCAAACGGCTCAAGGTCACGGGATGGGAACTCTGCTTCGAAGGGCAAGGGTTGAGTTCAAGTGAGCAATATTTCATTTCCTGGAGTTCACACCTTAAGAAAATGTGTCCAGAGTCATTCATTTCCTTGTGTATGGACATGGAAATTGATATGATTGTAATTAAACGCTCGCTTGACTAAAGTAGACAACGGTCTATTTACGAGTGGTTACTAGGCAAAATTATGGTCGAATACTGACAGAGGGAACAGCAAATAAAACTATCAGTGCTACGTAGAGACGACCATTTTGTCTTAGTCTCCTCTGCTCGGGGTCGGCCTCGGTTTAGGGTCAGTCACCTCACCCCGGGGTCAACCTCTGCTTATTGTCAGCCTCCTCTGCTCGAGGTCGGCCTCGGTTTGGGGTCAGCCTCCCCCGCCTGGGGTCAGCCTCCGCTTAGAATCAGCCTCCTCCGCCCCGGTTAACCTCCGTATAGAGTAAGCCTCCTCCGTTCGGGGTCAGAGTCTGCTCAAGGTCAACCTTGGCTTGGGGTCTGCTTCCGCTCGCTGTCAGCCTTTGCTCGAGCTCAGCCTCCGATCGGGGTAGGCTCCGGCACTCCTTTGGCACTCGAAGCCCCAACAGCTACATGTcggtcatacatacacacacatatgtacacgcacgcgcgcgcacgcacacatatacacatttctctttcactcagCAACTGCATGCCggtcatacatacatccacacatacacacacatgtatatttgtgtgcgtgtgtgtatctgtgtgtatatatatagtatacataatacatatatatgagtgtgtagagagaatggttattgtatatatatatatatatatattcatatgtatgtgcatgtatataatcaaacagatataaataaaaaatgtagatatgtacatatttatccatatgtatacgtacatatatatatatatatatatatatatatatgtatatatatattctttttttacatacacatatatatgtatgtatatatgcacatacacgcacacatatatatattcatatatatgtatgtatatgtatgcatatacgcatgtgtgtgtgtgtatatatgtatgtatataattgtataaatatatacatattggttcGCTAAGAAAACCTCTCGAGcagttgtaatatttatttcaacctGAAATATGAATGTTAATGTAAATGTTAATAACCCATAATAACCActgatattatccatatatagggttatttttaaagaaataattctttaAGTACAACAAACcaatgtaatatttatttcttacttCATACTTTAACATTTACAGTAGTTGAATTGTTTCTCATAgttccaaaaataataaatcactgattttatagtaacaaaatatgttccttcatattcatctcaaaatatcacacaaataacagatcatagtaatatatatattagattgtaTTTTTCAAATACTTTCTTCTTTCCTAAGAATACAAGTACCATTGTTATACAGTTCTCTactcatatattacacatgtataatatatgaccAATCTACTCATTTATTTGACACTCACTTCGTAACACTCCGGTTTTCTAAGGCGAAAGCACAACTAGCCAGACCGTCACCAACCACCCTTACTGTTGTCcactgtaatattattatttcaatgttttaagtttatttaacaaacattcctttcctttaatacactgtagataattcactgaaaaaatcaaatgataataGTTTACAAAATCCTGTAAACATATTCTAAACGCTTGTCCAGGTCTGCCCTTCAAAATCGACGCATGGCTTCCCTCTgcgtcaccaccaaaacaaacaaaaaagaaatatgcgCAATGCATTGTTGTACTGATTGCTTTTCTATACATAATTCTtctcaccattatcatatatacttcagcattatgtcctttaaagaaaatacacaattttataacacatatcatctctaatgatgatacacatatatacatacatacatacatacatgcatacatatatatatgtgtgtgtgtgtgtgtatttatatatgtttatatatagatgtgtgtatatatacacacatatatacataaatataagtatgtatgcatatgtatttgtgtatatatacatatatgcgtgtgtatatgcgtgtgtatgagtgtttgcatatatacactgCTCGTCAGTGGAATCTGAACAAAATACTTTCCTTTTCATGCGCAATgaaatactgttattgttgtttttgttaccttCATACTAATGCTGTTTAtcatccacttttttctttttttagcgacCAGCTATTTATGTAGTCATTTTTGCGTATGTTTGCTGTCTTtgcattttattaaatttctaaaTCGATACCTTTTCAAGTTGATAAAAAGGTGTGCACAACTTCCTATATTTCTGTCAGtttagaataaaaggaaaaagaaatctgAATTCACATTACAGGCATCACGATTTCCGATGTTATGATTCTTAATTCTCTAAAGTATAACTTATGttaactgtgtatatgtatggaaactgtatatgtgtatctcATATTCAGTAATTAAGATGGTgagtgtgaaaagaaaaaaataataaataaaattgctcAGTTTTATTAATCTTTCTCGAACCAAACTCCTTCAGCCATAGAAACGACCATGTCCTCCAAAGCTCCCGCCATGGCCTCCATAGCCTCTGTAGCCTCCGAAGCTGCTGTGGCCTCCGAAGCCGCGACCGAAGCCGAATCCGGGTTcagcctcagcactcctcttccaACGTCCGTAACCGTAGCTGCTGTACACGGGCCTGAAAGACACGTGTCCATAGCTGCCATACCCGTATCCGAAGCGAGAAGGATCAGCCTCGGGCTCAGCCTCAGCCTCAGCTACAGGCTCAGCACTCCTCTTCCAACGTCCGTATCCGTAGCTGCTATACACGGGTCTGTAGGACACGAGTCCATGGCCTCCAAAGCCACCTCCATAGCGACTGGgctcagcatcagcttcaggatcACCGCTGACACTGACAGCGACAAACGCCACGAGGGCAACAGCGATTGTTCGAAATTCATAGTCTAAACacattattttaagaaatttcaNNNNNNNNNNNNNNNNNNNNNNNNNNNNNNNNNNNNNNNNNNNNNNNNNNNNNNNNNNNNNNNNNNNNNNNNNNNNNNNNNNNNNNNNNNNNNNNNNNNNTTCAGGAAAATGCTAAACCATACCaaaacgaatatacatatatagctaatcgaaaaaagaaataatattaaaaaataaagagaaaggaagagagcagGAATGAGAAGTGTGATAAACATAGTATCAGTATCaaggtaacaacaataacaacagtgttTCATTGTGTATAAaaaggaaagtgttttttttcagatcCCATTGAGGAGcagtgtatgtaagcatgtatacatcaatacacacataaatatatacataaacatacacacacacacacacacacacacacacacacacacacatatatatatatatatatatatatatatatatatatatatatatatatacacacacacacacatacacatacatatatgcacatacacaagcacatatgaattgatatataaacgcgcacgcacacacgtatatacacactgtatttgTCTAGCAGTACATATACTAAAATTGGAATGATACGAAGATTAGCTTAGCCCCTACGCAATGACAGAAACCACCTTGAAGAGGTTCAGGATCTTGAGCTCCCCCTCTCATGTGAGGCAGTCTTTTGGGTGGCTGGCTGACTCAGGAGGGATgacatcccctctggtctctcgcCACGTGTTTGCTGTGCGTGTTTGCCTACCCATGTGTTTGCCGGGCATGATGTCCATGTGGGCTGTGGAAGCATGAGTCCTGGAGACTGAGCTATGCTGTACTAGCAATACGCCTCTTTgatcccttattccagcaagaaaGGTGGCCTGATCCCAGTtaggtcaattggctggtctcccttgagaggctagggtcaagtagtCACTGAGTTCTTGGCTTCACACAGGCCCCGTGAGTGCCGGTCATAATGGCCAGTGGCTgagtatatcctctcaccaccccagTTGATGTTGGACATGAGCTCTACCATAAAGCTTCCCCTTGTTgaactccgtggtgggtggggacATGAGAGAGTGAAGGAACTGCTAAATCACATGGTAACTAAAGCCTAAAGCCCCCACGATCTAAGATAAAAGATGACAAACTATGGAAGGCATTGAccatggcagtcactttgaagccatttatAGCTTCTTGACCGATGTGGGAGCACAAGTGGGACCAGCCAAACTAGCCGCTCCCACGACTAAATCCCCCAAACCCATGCCGAAGGCGCGGTCCAAAATGACCTAGACCGGAGACAGAGTTTGAGGGAGAATCGGGACTCCCTTAGCATTTCCCACATTTTAAGGTTCCCTACAAACCTGGAGGCATCGGCAGGGCCTACCAATTAGTGAAAGCATTAGAGATGCAGAGGCAAGTCCGGTTGTCAATCCTGGTTGCCAGAGATTAATGATCACTGACCCAGAATGTCGCAGTCCTGAAGGGGAGGAAACTTGATACGGCCAAAGCAGCTACTACTCCACCTCAGGGTGAGACTCCCTTCTTGCTCCAACCTTGACCAACCAAATGTTATTCACCGCCCGGTAGACCCTGAGCCAGCCTCACAAGAAACTATGATATATGAGGATCCTTCACTCAATCATGTCTTCATgttgccaagcacagctggcaccacagcttgatcaccctggtcagagaaACAATCCCCTGCTCTGCAATATCTGTTGCGCTGCACTGAGATGATATCAAATATTGCCATTGAGATTTACTTAGCGGTATAATGTGTAGAGCAAGACAAGCTGTAGGAGCCTGGACATCAGCTAGGTCTGTgttactgcagcacaagactgagTGATCATAAGAGGAGAGATTTCAAGACACACTACACCTATATTGGCTCCTTGTAGAGAAGCTTGAGACCTTCCCTgagatcactcttctcaataCTCAAGTGCCAGCACATGTGaagggaggggtcctagacctcacatTTGCCACTGCACTCCTGTGGAGAGAACCAGATGAAACTattacaagtgaccattatggtaCTCTCCCCTCCTCGTGGACGTTAGCCCACCCTCAATGCCGTACCAAATCCTAGATGGAAAACAGACTGGCAATCCATTCAGAAAGCCTTAGCCCAAAGTCACAGATGCAATGAACACCCACATTGTGAAAACGAGGATGTTCTTGATGCCAGATTTGTCAATgcaataaatcaagcagccttGCAGACTATACCTAAAGCTCGGCCTTATTCCAGTAGTTCCAGTGACACctttaatgatgagataaaagaGATCAACCACAGAatatgtgcagaaaacaattctgaaggaaaaaaataataaaaaatgaaataaagtaaaataaataaaaaatgataatctaGCCCTCCTAAGCAAAGTCAGtgatgccaaggaaactgtcaAGAGAGTCACGTAGGAAAAGTGGCTCGAATGATGTGAGTCCTTTGGCCACCAGatcacccttacagagctgtggcaacttATCAGGCGAGCTAACAGTTGTTCAGCCCCCTGGTGCACACATCACCACCCTCAGTCAGAGGCAACCAGGCTGGTGCACGAATTGTCTGCAAGAACATGCAACAGTCTGTCAGGTGAACTGAGGGCAAATCAAGAATGCCTACCAAGCAGACTTGCTCTTATCAGAAACAGGGCAGCCAACCCTAAGAAAAACATGTAAAGTTCTTGttcagccccgggctctgatctGATCTCCTACCCCATCAaatcccacctaggactggcaggtgagcttgcattcctgcaactcatcaacaagttctGGGAAACTtgcactctaccccagagttggaagagggctgacATCCCAAAACGAAAGGAACCAGGGAGGTATCGTTCCATCTCTTTCATCAGCTGTTTGGGCAAGATGGCCGAAAGGATAGTATTAATCCGGCTCCAATGGAAAGCCCCTCTTGAACATTTCCATAGGTTCAcgaggggcatgagcacagcacacagcataaccACGATTTTAAGCACAACCAGCACTGGCACATCTGTGCCAGATGTGGAGACGGCTTTTCAACTATCAAATCTTCTTGCTATTCAGGGTAcactgatccagaagggaatcagaggaaaactCTTGGCCTGGATAAGTATAGGAGCAGAACACCAAAGTCAGATTCAAAGGTCACCTATCATAGCACATACCATTAAAAATGCAATGCCACAGGGTTTgctctcagtccagcccttttcaacatctTAATGTCATGCATCCTCATGACATGAGGTCATACATATAGATtctagggcagccattgactaCATGTCTAATgactcctgaccactgtgcttaccatagtgcagaggattcttgctcagggcaGAATcgtcataaactgggtccccagagACACAGGCATCAAAAGAAATGatcttgctgacagactagctgaaactggcaggggtatgccccaaaaTCCCATGATCATTCACCCAATCTAAAAAATCTTAAGGCACAGGTCCAATGCCACAGGACTTATCACTCTCCTGCCAATACACagacctccccctcggccagatggaaCTCAGATACCACAGGCTATGACCCACTGTGACTCTGAAACAACTGATAAAGGTGTCATTCTTCAGAGAACCAGACTAGACATGGCAAATTGACCATGTTGACAGGTGTTGCAAAACCTGTGGCGAGCGGAACGCCACCCTGTTAGACTATTTACAGAGTTATGAGTATatacaatttctgagacaggtaCCCACCACAGCCGCCGGACTGCTAAAGAGATTATGCCTCTCGCTTACATAAAGGCGGCTGGAGCGCCTGTTGGCAATCCGGCCATCGTGGCAAGTGTTCGGTGATAATAAATCaattgagacagccataaatagctgacagaGGCCGGACCATACATATATAGAAGGCCCGGTCGAAGCTAGCCTTTGCAAATCTCACTGAACTGCACTGGTTCTTTGTGCGTGAAAACCATCCTCCAACCCGAGCACACGCGCTACTAGGCCGACATGCACGGATAGTGAGCAGAGTGAGTCTGCTTCTGGTGCGGTGTGAATCTATTGCGTTGAAATCTATAAAATAGTAAACAGGTAAATGCACACGaaaacatttatatctatacataacacCTAAACAACTTTCAACTCGTGTACACGTGTATGTGCGGATCTGAGGCTTTTCccacacccattttttttttctttttttagcatgTGTTCAGGGGATCTCCATTGACTAACGGGAGTATCCTGCGggtagtttgtttgtgtttctgtgtgatgtCGTAGTTTGCGTTGTCGATATATTGTAAGCGATCCCAGGCTCGCTTGCCTTGTGCATGTCTGCGTATGTTTCGGTAGCTCTATAGTACTTTGTTCTATATAGATAGTATCTTGAGTTTCTGTGATTTAGAAATTGGAATCAGTGGTATGGGTGTGTATTCGAGAATGGCTTTGTAGAGTTTGAGTTCAGTGAGCGTTGTGTAGGAAGcgttttattattctatcattgtaaataaagattattatatcagtatatatatatatatatatatatatatattatatatatatatatattatatatatatatatatatatatatatatatatatatttttatatatatatttttttttttttttttacgagagctGCGCttgattattttattgtgttgtgtgtgcgaatACCGTCTCATAGCTGAAGAGTAAGCCTTACATGTTTCCCGTAATTGTGTATGGTATAGCTGTGTTGTTTGTAGCGAGTGGTGGGTTGCGTCGTGCCACTGGTATGGCAGTGAATTTGTTAATTTCAacatcagtgtttccagtaacaGTTATATCAATATCGTCAAattgtaattatgtattattccgattataataaatataataatcattattacactgATATGGTCATGCTTAGCAGCCGTCTTTACCAcctttgttataaaaaatttcctttgatattatccttatcaagTGTTATCCATagactttgtatatatacatgtatatatatatatatatatatatatatatatatatatatatatatatatatatacatatacatatacatatatatatatgtatgtatatatacatatatatacatatatatatatatatatatatatatatatatataatatatatatagatagagagagagagagagagagagagagagagagagagaagagaagatatgatatatagtatatatataatatatatatatatatatatatatatatataataatatatatatataatatataatatataatataaatgtatatatatatatattatatatatatatatatatatatatatatatatatatatatatatatatatatatataatataacatatatatatatatatatatatataatatatatatatatatatatatatatatcacacacacacacacacacacacacacacacacacacacacacacacacacacacacacacacagtatatatcctTATCTTCAAATAACTTGCATatacaaggatatatatacaagttatttGAAGAGATAAGTATCACCGCTTAGACTAAACAAAGAAAGCGCACGTCATCTCATCTAGCAGAATCTTCCAAGAGCTCTGAATAGTCGAGATAAATCTTTACACGTCACTATCAATCTACAGATAGATATGCTTATATGTGATCAATAAGAATTAATCTTCATAACAGAATAACAAGTATACCGTTATTTTATGTAGACATATTTCAGCTTCTCTctctacagacacaaacacacacacactctcactctcaccctctttctctctctcacacacacacacaccgtttacatatatacatacatgttttatacatgcataaatgtttatatgcatacatatatatatatatgtatgcatatatacatatatatatacatatatatatatatatacatatatatacatatatatatatatatatatatatatatatatatatacatatatatatacatatatacacacacacgcacacacacacacacacacacatataatatatatatatatatatatatatatatatatatatatatatatatatatatatatatatatatatatatatatatatatatatatatatatatatatgatataaaaatatttatgtatgtatatacatataaacagtatatatgtatatgtatgtatatatatgtatatatatatatatatatatatatatatatatatatttacatatacatttacatatcaatatcaatatctatctatctatctatctatctatctatctatctatctatatatgtatatttatacatttatatttccatacatacatatatttatatatacacatttatatatacatgtgtgtatgtgcgtacgcgtacacatcccccccccccccacacacccacccactacAAACGAGTATCCAAATCATGCAACACCATTTCGCTGATAACATTTATCGAGCGAGAAAGTTGTCGGCCTTCCGTACGTTCCAACAATGTTATGGTCGGAGTTGAACACGGTCTAAAACTCTCCGAAAACTCTAAAAGCTCGTAACACATGTTGCATAA is a genomic window of Penaeus monodon isolate SGIC_2016 chromosome 10, NSTDA_Pmon_1, whole genome shotgun sequence containing:
- the LOC119577545 gene encoding shematrin-like protein 2, whose protein sequence is MCLDYEFRTIAVALVAFVAVSVSGDPEADAEPSRYGGGFGGHGLVSYRPVYSSYGYGRWKRSAEPVAEAEAEPEADPSRFGYGYGSYGHVSFRPVYSSYGYGRWKRSAEAEPGFGFGRGFGGHSSFGGYRGYGGHGGSFGGHGKKKEMNDSGHIFLRCELQEMKYCSLELNPCPSKQSSHPVTLSRLAIGYRRERQRVACYIRANRHMKTLAIAVALVAFVAVSVSGDPEADAEPSRYGGGFGGHGLVSYRPVYSSYGYGRWKRSAEPEPGFGFGRGFGGHSSFGGYRGYGGHGGSFGGHGRFYG